Proteins encoded by one window of Lycium barbarum isolate Lr01 chromosome 11, ASM1917538v2, whole genome shotgun sequence:
- the LOC132617531 gene encoding putative lipid-transfer protein DIR1 gives MGLSTADTKRQFLFADFAQEVQIVISNGAGTPKTICRVTINQLAQCLPAVMGQKPPPPTPACCAVLHKADLRCMCNQKSELGKFGISPKAAMKLPKQCSINVPRGC, from the exons ATGGGATTATCTACAGCAGATACTAAGAGACAATTTCTGTTTGCAG ATTTTGCTCAAGAAG TACAAATTGTAATATCAAATGGTGCAGGAACACCAAAAACTATTTGCAGGGTCACAATCAATCAGCTTGCACAATGTCTACCAGCAGTGATGGGGCAGAAACCGCCACCGCCAACACCGGCTTGTTGCGCGGTACTGCACAAGGCCGATTTGCGGTGTATGTGCAACCAGAAATCTGAACTGGGAAAATTTGGAATCAGTCCTAAAGCTGCTATGAAACTGCCAAAGCAATGTAGTATTAATGTTCCCCGTGGATGTTAA
- the LOC132620402 gene encoding uncharacterized protein LOC132620402 codes for MIARSAHPHRHVITCRLKLSLLVLPPLRCLLNPQKRGILSSTFSGPSGKKRRGGPGGLNKLCGVSPELQPIVGQATLPRTEIVKQLWAYIRKHNLQDPNNKRKIICNNELRLVFETDCTDMFKMNRLLAKHIITLEPSKQTAKNPKRAKTGEESGSKSEEAVPVVIISEALANFLGTSEREMSQAEVLRQVWEHIKVNQLEDPLNAVVIQCDAKLQVLLGCESISALGIPEMLARHHLFKKS; via the exons ATGATTGCTCGTTCTGCCCATCCCCACCGCCACGTCATCACCTGCCGACTGAAACTTTCCCTATTGGTGTTGCCACCACTCAGGTGCCTTCTAAATCCCCAAAAGAGAG GGATTTTGTCTTCTACTTTTAGTGGTCCAAGTGGAAAGAAAAGAAGAGGTGGCCCTGGTGGATTAAACAAACTCTGTGGTGTCTCTCCTGAACTCCAACCCATTGTTGGCCAGGCAACCTTGCCTAGAACTGAG ATAGTCAAGCAGCTGTGGGCATACATAAGGAAACATAATCTTCAAGATCCGAATAACAAAAGGAAGATTATTTGCAACAATGAGCTGCGGTTGGTATTTGAGACGGATTGTACTGATATGTTCAAGATGAATAGACTGCTAGCTAAACATATAATCACTCTCGAACCTTCAA AGCAGACTGCTAAGAATCCTAAAAGAGCGAAGACTGGGGAGGAATCTGGTAGTAAAAGCGAGGAAGCTGTTCCAGTTGTGATAATATCAGAAGCACTTGCAAACTTTTTGGGTACTTCAGAAAGGGAGATGTCACAAGCAGAAGTTCTGAGGCAGGTCTGGGAGCATATAAAGGTGAACCAGCTTGAG GATCCTTTAAATGCAGTGGTCATACAATGTGACGCAAAACTCCAAGTGCTTCTTGGGTGTGAAAGTATTTCTGCACTAGGTATACCTGAGATGTTGGCAAGACATCACCTATTTAAGAAATCATGA
- the LOC132620401 gene encoding putative protein phosphatase 2C 76 has protein sequence MARRRGKSTKQQQTKACNIIIFGFFIACLVGIVTNFKVAKSKTELEPESEEKLDEEILRMLRAIPNKTESIPTQNCHFASSEGRRSYQEDRVTCDLNLKIPLFGANGLEEVRVGAVAVFDGHIGSAASEMASNIFLHKFLLKLNNSIEQSSNLKELLKSSLVTTINDIDAEFSEAAFKFHFYAGSTAVVALIYDNHVLVANVGDSKAFLCSQKKISQEAGTVGLLAEELTRDHNAHRLDERARIEASGGVFKFVHNFVPLLMGHFPMTRAIGDVPLKRYGIIANPEMTDWRSLTSKDEFLVVASDGIFESLAPQEVCDFLNVKDHSDPSLLAEQLIQKAYLEGSYDNLSVVLVPLGSWGDLL, from the exons ATGGCTCGACGTAG aggTAAATCTACGAAACAGCAACAGACCAAGGCTTGTAATATTATCATATTTGGATTTTTTATTGCCTGTCTTGTTGGAATTGTTACGAACTTTAAGGTAGCCAAGTCTAAGACTGAATTAGAACCTGAATCTGAAGAAAAGTTGGATGaagaaatattaagaatgttgCGTGCAATTCCAAACAAAACAGAGTCGATTCCAACTCAAAATTGTCACTTCGCATCGTCGGAAGGAAGAAGGTCTTACCAGGAGGATAGAGTAACATGTGACCTTAATCTTAAGATTCCTTTGTTTG GGGCCAACGGCCTTGAAGAGGTGAGGGTTGGGGCGGTAGCAGTCTTtgatggccatattggatcggCTGCTAGTGAGATGGCCTCAAATATCTTTTTACATAAGTTTCTGCTTAAGCTCAATAATAGTATTGAGCAATCTTCTAATTTGAAGGAGTTACTAAAATCTTCATTAGTAACAACCATTAATGATATTGATGCAGAATTCTCCGAG GCTGCTTTCAAATTTCATTTTTATGCGGGATCTACTGCAGTTGTTGCCCTCATATATGACAATCATGTTTTAGTTGCAAATGTTGGCGATTCAAAGGCTTTTCTTTGCTCTCAGAAAAAAATATCACAAGAAGCCG GTACTGTTGGTCTTCTCGCCGAGGAGTTGACGAGAGATCATAATGCACATAGGTTGGACGAGAGGGCTAGGATTGAAGCTTCTGGAGGTGTATTCAAATTCGTCCATAATTTTGTCCCTCTCCTCATGGGCCACTTTCCCATGACTCGAGCTATTGGTGATGTTCCTTTGAAAAG ATATGGCATCATAGCTAATCCAGAGATGACTGATTGGCGATCTTTAACCTCAAAGGATGAGTTTTTAGTGGTGGCATCTGATGGAATATTTGAAAGCTTAGCTCCCCAGGAAGTCTGTGATTTTCTAAATGTAAAGGACCATTCAGATCCATCATTATTGGCTGAACAACTCATTCAGAAAGCATATTTAGAAGGCAGCTACGATAATTTATCAGTTGTTTTGGTTCCTTTGGGGTCATGGGGGGACCTCCTGTAG